One window of the Colletotrichum destructivum chromosome 4, complete sequence genome contains the following:
- a CDS encoding Putative MHYT domain-containing protein: MEALFDRYHGHVVPRAFNGGFITLSFAVSLIGAASTLELLNRRTSPKGKFNHLLLVSSAVTMGGIAIWCMHFIGNRAIDLGNGEPELQIAYSSGFTALSFFVPIAVLLAAFVAVGINNTVSWWRVCIGGVLAGAAICGMHYLGNNSIDNYICIYNPINVVGAALIAVAASIVALALFFVFRAAWTTSWWKRAACSVVLAGAVSGMHWCAATGTEYELVRLNTGSNELSRNTTVIVVICLSIGACFVMGGTAIYTARIMRRYASKAQQVVIAAAVFDKHNRILVNPDGLIPTEKITDTFLEKNASDTFSIAHPLFLWMFQASRNWSGISTLVGGMSNHLAHLPRRGRDRDSRAGIQLINEHGELIENYDVIFRELFCVAAAGLAEKMKEHLTSVGLLWDEILPTGASGERPEHGTSSQQDGPAVRPDGTTRKVEASSTTADLAEKGIGRRKHHEFGRGALMFLVRRVQTDRETERLEAAGYRFAELRQVSNIIVSSMQIKSADFESKLHNMAAYANENNQLEPGVHMGFFGIRARVGSYGFDVAVRKGARHLLPSVQMPIDRIEQWHLDFLRQLDRLTALGMSRRIASLSNVGTREAHFAAQLTDSLDALRTWIDDPILNEAILTSTVVTLPANHAPGDAAPPQPTSLIAFRLVIPIHVNVTSSKCEFIPLNFFKVHQLVGRHASRNLAFTQSVHRELAPVLQSVPPLEKPTPAKHSDKQSRLSSRLRRFGKLSPSHPVDSEGNPIPTVLGRASSATNSNESSSTLKLWSGRRDSDALSPGTSSFEAAPPAYANHEAGNQSTPFGGIMVSEEIRVEVSNADDVAHPVAHEATISHRRTPTMMTRRASDSTGNMVVGEQAGTATEEGRSNGGSGGGGGGGIEMRTLQVAEVRTKVHTGGATQTSNVEAERVNEAPTFVDELFAIAIENR; the protein is encoded by the exons ATGGAAGCACTGTTCGACAGGTATCATGGGCATGTGGTCCCAAGAGCCTTCAATGGCGGCTTCATCACGCTCAGCTTCGCCGTCAGTCTGATCGGCGCAGCATCCACTCTCGAGTTGCTGAACAGGCGAACTTCGCCCAAAGGCAAATTCAACCA TCTCCTCCTAGTCAGTTCCGCCGTCACGATGGGCGGCATCGCCATTTGGTGCATG cATTTCATCGGTAATCGAGCCATCGACTTGGGCAATGGAGAACCCGAGCTGCAGATTGCGTATTCGAGCGGCTTCACGGCCTTatccttcttcgtccccaTCGCCgtgctcctcgccgccttcgtcgccgtcggtaTCAACAACACCGTGTCCTGGTGGCGGGTTTGTATTGGAGGCGTCCTGGCCGGTGCCGCTATCTGCGGGATGCATTATCTCGGCAACAACTCCATCGACAACTACATCTGCATCTACAACCCGatcaacgtcgtcggcgcggccctcatcgccgttgccgccagcatcgtcgccctcgccctcttcttcgtcttccggGCGGCGTGGACCACGTCCTGGTGGAAGCGCGCCGCGTGCTCCGTCGTCTTGGCCGGTGCGGTCTCGGGTATGCATTGGTGCGCTGCCACCGGCACAGAGTACGAGCTTGTACGTCTCAACACCGGGAGCAACGAGCTGTCCCGTAACACCACCGTCATTGTCGTTATTTGCCTG TCGATTGGCGCTTGTTTCGTCATGGGCGGAACGGCCATTTATACCGCCCGCATCATGAGACGCTACGCCAGCAAGGCCCAGCAGGTGGTtatcgcggcggcggtgttcGACAAGCACAACCGTATCCTTGTCAACCCGGACGGTCTGATCCCGACGGAGAAGATCACCGACACGTTCCTCGAGAAGAATGCCAGCGACACCTTTAGCATTGCCCATCCCCTCTTTCTGTGGATGTTCCAGGCGTCGCGGAACTGGTCGGGCATCTCAacgctcgtcggcggcatgtCGAACCACCTGGCCCACCTCCCGAGACGTGGTCGCGACCGTGATTCCCGCGCCGGCATTCAGCTCATCAATGAGCACGGCGAGCTCATCGAGAACTACGACGTCATCTTCCGCGAGCTCTtctgcgtcgccgccgccggcctagccgagaagatgaaggagcACCTGACATCTGTTGGATTGCTCTGGGACGAGATCCTGCCCACCGGTGCCAGCGGAGAACGGCCCGAGCACGGAACGAGCAGCCAACAAGACGGCCCCGCCGTGAGGCCCGACGGGACAACGAGAAAGGTTGAGGCATCCAGCACCACGGCCGATCTCGCGGAAAAGGGCATCGGCCGTCGGAAGCATCACGAGTTCGGCCGCGGGGCTCTCATGTTCTTGGTCCGACGAGTGCAGACGGACCGTGAGACCGAGAGGCTAGAGGCGGCCGGCTACCGTTTCGCAGAGCTCCGCCAGGTCAGCAACATCATCGTGTCCAGCATGCAGATCAAGTCGGCCGACTTCGAGTCCAAGCTGCACAACATGGCCGCATACGCCAACGAAAACAACCAGCTCGAGCCCGGGGTGCATATGGGATTCTTTGGCATCCGCGCCCGTGTTGGCAGCTACGGgttcgacgtcgccgtccgcAAGGGCGCCCGGCACCTGCTGCCCAGCGTGCAGATGCCCATTGACCGCATCGAGCAGTGGCATCTGGATTTCCTCCGACAGCTCGACCGACTAACGGCCCTAGGCATGAGCAGAAGGATTGCCTCCCTGAGCAACGTGGGCACAAGAGAGGCGCACTTCGCGGCTCAGTTGACGGACAGCCTCGACGCATTGCGGACCTGGATCGATGACCCCATTCTCAACGAAGCCATTCTCACCAGCACCGTTGTCACGCTGCCGGCGAACCATGCCCCTGGCGATGCGGCGCCGCCTCAGCCGACGAGCCTGATTGCTTTCCGCTTGGTTATCCCGATCCACGTCAACGTCACCAGTTCCAAGTGCGAGTTCATCCCGTTGAACTTCTTCAAGGTTCATCAGCTCGTCGGCCGCCACGCGTCGCGGAATCTTGCCTTTACGCAGTCGGTGCACCGCGAGCTGGCGCCGGTCCTCCAGTCCGTTCCTCCTCTCGAGAAGCCGACGCCGGCAAAACACAGTGATAAACAATCGCGCCTGTCATCACGTCTTCGTAGGTTTGGTAAACTGAGCCCGTCACACCCGGTTGACTCGGAAGGGAACCCGATCCCCACAGTCCTCGGACGCGCTTCGTCGGCGACAAACTCGAACGAATCAAGCTCAACTCTGAAGCTTTGGTCGGGACGTCGCGACAGCGACGCCCTCTCGCCGGGGACTTCGAGCTTTGAAGCAGCTCCTCCGGCGTACGCTAACCACGAGGCGGGTAATCAGTCGACGCCCTTTGGTGGCATCATGGTGTCGGAGGAGATCCGAGTCGAGGTCTCCAACGCCGACGATGTTGCGCACCCGGTGGCTCATGAAGCGACGATATCGCATCGgcggacgccgacgatgatgaccaGACGAGCAAGCGACAGCACCGGAAACATGGTGGTCGGTGAGCAGGcggggacggcgacggaAGAGGGGCGTAGCAACGGCGGCagtggcggaggcggcggcggcggcatcgagatgCGGACGCTGCAGGTGGCCGAGGTGAGAACCAAGGTTCATACCGGCGGAGCGACCCAGACATCGAACGTGGAGGCGGAGAGAGTGAACGAGGCGCCGACGTTCGTGGACGAGCTGTTTGCAATTGCCATTGAGAACCGGTAA
- a CDS encoding Putative FAD-dependent glycerol-3-phosphate dehydrogenase, with translation MKSASGPNSLSTARGPSPTRSARWMTLTARPSSPQPRESTPSCPANLGLVDPFTSDGRVIFFLPWQGKTIAGTTNEPASIAPNPLPDEKSVGWILNEINLPLAGHQSQTWRRPRRLIRTLPATQGNHLVDVSASGPMTCADGQWTTCPELRRPRLVRRRSLPIHRQALHRARRAPLLRGPDLARGSAQGHGHRDQGAEMTGTGDGKISSGEKMRCHGDAAPSPSSSPWGCPGRCFASPANRSSSAKIDFASQPGAQDVLAPRRRNR, from the exons ATGAAATCCGCATCAGGGCCAAATTCTTTATCAACTGCACGGGGCCCTTCACCGACTCGCTCCGCAAGATGGATGACCCTAACTGCAAGACCATCGTCACCCCAGCCTCGGGAGTCTACGCCATCCTGCCCGGCCAacctgggcctcgtcgacccctTCACGTCCGACGGCcgcgtcatcttcttcctaCCGTGGCAGGGCAAAACCATCGCTGGCACCACCAACGAGCCTGCGTCCATCGCGCCGAATCCGCTGCCCGACGAAAAGTCGGTTGGATGGATCCTCAACGAGATCAACCTACCTCTCGCCGGACATCAAAGCCAGACGtggcgacgtcctcgccgcctgaTCCGGACTCTGCCCGCTACTCAAGGCAaccacctcgtcgacgtctccgCTTCGGGCCCCATGACCTGCGCGGACGGCCAATGGACGACTTGCCCAGAGCTACGGCGGCCGCGCCTGGTCCGTCGCCGTTCTCTGCCGATCCACAGACAAGCGCTTCACCGCGCGCGGCGAGCGCCCCTCCTTCGAGGCCCAGACCTTGCTCGAGGCTCTGCCCAAGGTCATGGACATCGTGACCAGGGAGCTGAAATGACGGGAACAGGCGACGGCAAGATCTCAAGTGGCGAGAAAATGAGGTGCCACGGCGATGCTGCA ccgtcgccttcctcgagtccATGGGGGTGCCCAGGTCGATGCTTTGCATCACCCGCAAACaggtcgagcagcgcaaAGATTGACTttgccagccagccaggAGCGCAAGATGTGCTCGcgccacgacgacggaaCCGCTGA
- a CDS encoding Putative RGS domain-containing protein — MKRSRIRRHSPIYLSPSPSPERELSPPSPALAVADWEHTTIMSRSRPTSGALMPGAVILTPPSLSEILSNTSSPPWTLAAFMAYLSQNHCLETLEFTMDAERYRTAYEQIITNQEWIGDGKEHVCSLWEKLMQAYIIPYAPREVNLPSRVRDRLTAQQCPPTPPPPSELDEAVKIVYELMNDSVLVPFIESVMPGHGDVHMEEVGHDARQGRSRLQVEGAGTSGATSRSASALGVEREGLTDDSGSAASPGTEPMTPPTTPPTSDWTFSTSPGGLQRALTAHNNGWKKVGAKLGLHRKSRSNRRNNAPSSAPTTDGDVTMAEASHSNPL; from the exons ATGAAAAGGTCCAGGATAAGAAGGCATTCCCCCATCTACCTGAgtccatcgccatcgcccgaGAGGGAATTGTCACCGCCCAGTCCGGCTCTAGCTGTCGCGGACTGGGAACATACCACTATCATGTCAAGGTCCAGGCCCACCAGCGGGGCCTTGATGCCGGGCGCTGTCATCCTGACGCCGCCCTCACTCTCGGAAATCCTGTCCAACACTTCTTCGCCACCATGGACGCTAGCAGCCTTCATGGCCTATCTTTCTCAGAACCACTGCTTGGAAACGCTCGAGTTTACTATGGATGCCGAGCGGTATCGCACGGCCTACGAGCAGATCATTACTAATCAGGAGTGGATTGGCGACGGCAAAGAGCACGTTTGCTCGCTATGGGAGAAGCTGATGCAGGCATACATCATCCCTTACGCTCCCCGAGAAGTCAACCTGCCTTCCCGTGTACGGGATCGTCTCACCGCCCAGCAGTGCCCTcctacccctccccctccttccgaactggacgaggccgtcaagatCGTTTATGAGCTCATGAACGACTCCGTTCTCGTGCCTTTTATTGAGTCCGTCATGCCTGGTCACGGTGATGTGCACATGGAGGAGGTCGGACATGATGCGCGGCAAGGACGCTCTCGCCTCCAGGTAGAAGGCGCCGGGACCAG TGGAGCCACCAGTCGATCGGCCTCTGCGTTGGGCGTGGAGCGCGAAGGACTGACGGATGACAGCGGCAGTGCCGCCTCACCCGGCACAGAGCCCATGACGCCTCCTACCACGCCGCCCACGTCGGACTGGACATTCAGTACCTCGCCCGGCGGCCTCCAACGGGCCTTGACGGCCCACAACAACGGCTGGAAGAAGGTTGGCGCAAAGCTGGGACTACATCGCAAGTCGCGATCTAACCGCCGCAACAACGCACCTTCTTCGGCGCCCACCACGGACGGAGACGTCACCATGGCGGAAGCCAGCCACAGCAACCCATTATAG